Below is a genomic region from Streptomyces sp. RPA4-2.
TGGCCAACTCGATCTTCCTCGGCGACTACCTGACGAGCGAGGGCCAGGCGGGCAAGGCCGACCTGGAGATGATCGCGGACGCCGGGTTCGAGGTGGAGGGCGCGGGCGAGGTGACGCTGCCGGAGCACCGGGCGACGGCGGGCGCGGGCTGCGGCGCGCACGCGGACTCCGGCTGCGGGTCCCACGAGGGCGGTGGCTGTGGGTCCCACGAGGGCGGTGGGTGCGGGTCGCACGCGGGGGGCGGTGTGTGCGGTTCGGCTCCGGTCGAGGTGCCCGCCGAGGCGCGTACGGATCTGGTCGCCGTGCGCCGCCGAGGTGCCGGAACGGATCTCGCGCCCAATGCCTGACCTGTCCCTGCGGGAACTGCTCGATCTGGACCGGCGCCACGTCTGGCATCCGTACGGGCCGATGCCGGGCCGGCAGGAACCGCTCGTCGTGGAGTCGGCGAGCGGGGTGCGGCTGCGGATGGCGGACGGCTCCGGCGATCTGGTCGACGGGATGTCGTCCTGGTGGTCGGCCATCCACGGCTACAACCACCCGGTGCTGAACGACGCGGCGCGCGGCCAGTTGGAGCGGATGAGCCATGTGATGTTCGGCGGGCTCACGCACGAGCCCGCCGTGCGGCTGGCCAAGCGTCTGGTCGACATCACCCCCGAGGGACTGGAGCACGTGTTCCTCGCCGACTCCGGTTCGGTCTCGGTCGAGGTCGCCGTCAAGATGTGCCTCCAGCACTGGCGTTCGCTCGGCCGCCCGGCCAAGCGGCGGCTGCTCACCTGGCGGGGTGGCTACCACGGGGACACCTGGCAGCCGATGTCGGTGTGCGACCCCGAGGGCGGGATGCACGAGCTGTGGCAGGGCGTGCTGCACCGCCAGGTGTTCGCCGACGCCCCGCCGGCCGGATACGAGGAGTCGTACGCCGCGCACCTGCGCGAGCTGATCGGGCGCCACGCAGACGAGCTGGCGGCGGTGATCGTGGAGCCGGTGGTGCAGGGAGCGGGCGGCATGCGCTTCCACTCCCCCGCGTATCTGCGGGTGCTCCGGGAGGCGTGCGACGCGCACGACGTGTTGCTGGTGTTCGACGAGATCGCGACCGGCTTCGGCCGTACGGGCACGCTCTTCGCGGCGGAACACGCGGGCGTGACGCCGGACGTGATGTGTGTGGGCAAGGCGCTGACCGGCGGTTACCTGACCATGGCGGCGACACTGTGCACGGCCCGGGTGGCCGAGGGCATCTCGCGCGGCGAGGTCCCGGTGCTCGCGCACGGCCCGACGTTCATGGGCAATCCGCTCGCCGCCGCGGTGGCCTGCGCCTCGATCGACCTGCTGCTCGGGCAGGACTGGCAGACCGAGGTCAAGCGGATCGAGGCGGGACTGCGGGAGGGGCTGGCGGAGGCCTCCTCGATGCCGGGGGTCCGGGACGTACGCGTGCTGGGCGCGATCGGTGTCGTCCAGCTCGACCACGAGGTGGACATGTCGGCGGCGACGGCCGCCGCCGTGCGCGAGGGCGTGTGGCTGCGGCCGTTCCGCGACCTCGTCTACACGATGCCGCCGTACGTCACCGGTGACGAGGACGTGACACGGATCGCCCGCGCGGTCCGCGCGGCGGCGCGGGAAGGATGACATGACGATCCTGGTGATCACGGGGACGGGCACGGAGGTGGGCAAGACGGTCACGACGGCCGCCGTCGCCGCCGCCGCCGTCGCCGCCGGACGGTCCGTGGCCGTCCTCAAGCCCGCGCAGACGGGGGTGGGTCCGCACGAGTGCGGGGACGCCGACGAGGTGGCCCGGCTCGCCGGGACCGTGACCACGCTCGAACTCGGCCGTTACCCCGAGCCCCTGGCCCCCGCCACGGCCGCGCGGCGGGCCCGGCTGGCTCCGGTGCGGCCCCGGGAGGTGGCGGAGGCGGCGGCCAAGCTGGCCACCGAGCACGACCTCGTGCTGATCGAGGGGGCGGGCGGTCTGCTCGTCCGCTTCGACGACGAGGGCGGCACGCTGGCGGACGTGGCGACGCTGCTGGACGCGCCGGTGCTGCTCGTCGTGGCGGCGGGGCTCGGCACACTCAACACGACCGAGCTGACCGCGCGTGAGATCCGGCGCCGGGGACTGGACCTGGCCGGGCTCGTCATCGGCAGCTGGCCCGACTCCGCGGACCTGGCGTCCCGTTGCAACCTCGCGGACCTGCCGGTGGTGGCCGAAGCGCCGCTGCTGGGCGCGCTG
It encodes:
- a CDS encoding adenosylmethionine--8-amino-7-oxononanoate transaminase, whose translation is MPDLSLRELLDLDRRHVWHPYGPMPGRQEPLVVESASGVRLRMADGSGDLVDGMSSWWSAIHGYNHPVLNDAARGQLERMSHVMFGGLTHEPAVRLAKRLVDITPEGLEHVFLADSGSVSVEVAVKMCLQHWRSLGRPAKRRLLTWRGGYHGDTWQPMSVCDPEGGMHELWQGVLHRQVFADAPPAGYEESYAAHLRELIGRHADELAAVIVEPVVQGAGGMRFHSPAYLRVLREACDAHDVLLVFDEIATGFGRTGTLFAAEHAGVTPDVMCVGKALTGGYLTMAATLCTARVAEGISRGEVPVLAHGPTFMGNPLAAAVACASIDLLLGQDWQTEVKRIEAGLREGLAEASSMPGVRDVRVLGAIGVVQLDHEVDMSAATAAAVREGVWLRPFRDLVYTMPPYVTGDEDVTRIARAVRAAAREG
- the bioD gene encoding dethiobiotin synthase codes for the protein MTILVITGTGTEVGKTVTTAAVAAAAVAAGRSVAVLKPAQTGVGPHECGDADEVARLAGTVTTLELGRYPEPLAPATAARRARLAPVRPREVAEAAAKLATEHDLVLIEGAGGLLVRFDDEGGTLADVATLLDAPVLLVVAAGLGTLNTTELTAREIRRRGLDLAGLVIGSWPDSADLASRCNLADLPVVAEAPLLGALPAGAGARPPAEFRAGAPGWLAPALGGTWDADTFAGSC